The following are from one region of the Rosistilla carotiformis genome:
- a CDS encoding type II secretion system protein GspD: protein MIRIRNLSLSRRDRGTTWPSAVLAVAALCILIVGCKTTTPPARRSLDEIMLETLRVSNTREKPPTPSRLPRTTSSLAIDGSDEYSSFIRRVTHVSQVAMSPLVDEIFEETEIREAIQSLALQAKVSVVIDDQVSGVATAVFEEVPFEQALEQILLPLGYIWGMRNGQYLVGSSDPSSTLFRYLSIKMDYQPQHYAPADLLPLLPEKLQQYVRIVGKRNLVVIHAPQELADEILRELQNADQPQPQVILEAMVTVHSPDTSYQFGMDLQQILADGTSRGINAGLSGLALSGTLSPGSIGDLFGNFGTTAYFLRCLEQEGYLDITASPRVMAKNGEEAQISINRETFFSTQPVNSDVFYRQDIEKVESGIVLEITPVIRGDMVTVTIKRAEVSEDIRETGTDPDLANPYPLINRRYVTTTVDVRDGETITIGGLTHRQMIDRESRVPILGDIPWIGKMFRQVDKQNAEAEVTVFISPQIVYPNTYGEVRVLQTPPHTDTLQAVAPAR from the coding sequence ATGATTCGAATCAGAAACCTATCGCTATCGCGTCGCGACCGTGGGACAACTTGGCCATCCGCTGTTTTAGCGGTCGCAGCCCTTTGCATCCTGATCGTTGGTTGCAAAACCACGACACCGCCGGCGCGACGTTCGCTTGACGAGATCATGCTGGAGACGCTACGCGTATCCAACACTCGAGAAAAGCCGCCGACACCATCGCGGCTACCTCGCACCACATCAAGCCTTGCGATCGACGGTTCCGATGAATATTCGTCATTCATCCGCCGTGTCACGCATGTCTCCCAAGTCGCCATGAGTCCGTTGGTCGACGAAATTTTCGAAGAGACCGAAATCCGAGAAGCCATCCAATCGCTTGCTCTGCAAGCAAAAGTCAGCGTCGTGATCGATGACCAAGTGTCGGGCGTTGCAACCGCCGTCTTCGAAGAGGTGCCGTTTGAACAGGCACTCGAACAGATCCTGTTGCCGTTGGGATACATCTGGGGCATGCGAAATGGGCAGTACCTTGTCGGTTCCTCCGATCCGTCGTCCACGTTGTTCCGCTACCTCTCGATCAAGATGGACTATCAACCGCAGCACTACGCCCCGGCCGACCTGCTACCGCTGCTACCCGAAAAATTGCAGCAGTACGTACGGATTGTCGGCAAACGGAATCTGGTCGTGATCCACGCACCGCAGGAACTGGCCGATGAGATCCTGCGGGAACTGCAGAACGCCGATCAGCCACAACCGCAAGTTATCTTAGAAGCCATGGTGACGGTGCATTCCCCAGACACTTCCTATCAGTTCGGAATGGATCTCCAACAGATCTTGGCCGACGGCACCAGTCGTGGGATCAACGCGGGCCTTTCGGGCCTCGCGCTTTCAGGCACGCTGTCCCCCGGATCGATCGGCGATTTGTTTGGCAATTTCGGCACCACCGCTTACTTCCTGCGATGCCTTGAACAGGAAGGTTACCTGGACATCACGGCGTCGCCACGCGTGATGGCGAAAAATGGCGAAGAGGCACAGATCTCGATCAATCGAGAAACGTTTTTCAGTACCCAACCGGTGAACAGCGACGTATTTTATCGACAGGATATCGAAAAAGTGGAATCGGGCATCGTGCTCGAAATCACTCCGGTAATTCGTGGTGATATGGTCACGGTAACGATCAAGCGGGCCGAGGTCAGCGAAGACATTCGCGAAACCGGAACCGATCCCGATTTGGCAAACCCTTATCCGTTAATCAATCGTCGTTATGTCACCACCACCGTTGACGTTCGCGATGGAGAAACCATCACGATCGGCGGATTGACCCATCGACAAATGATCGACCGCGAAAGTCGTGTTCCCATCCTTGGAGACATTCCCTGGATTGGAAAGATGTTTCGCCAAGTCGATAAACAGAATGCCGAGGCCGAAGTGACTGTGTTCATTTCTCCTCAAATTGTTTACCCGAACACCTATGGAGAGGTTCGGGTGCTTCAAACGCCCCCTCATACGGACACCCTGCAAGCGGTTGCCCCCGCTCGCTAA